A window of Paremcibacter congregatus contains these coding sequences:
- a CDS encoding nitrate- and nitrite sensing domain-containing protein codes for MNKTLLYLGNALHQMQAERGCAVLFTSSKGTLFRDELETVFEQSAAAFNVVREKLKEWHNVHAFDDDFLNKIEVVLDNCETVKSRRNRILNLEFNPTEIISGYSHNVISPLIDLMVLVALFNKDNDPAKISAYSYFLQLKEKFGRERALGARGLVTKSFENREFLDRFRFLVSEQNSFKRTFFAMADDQQKHVYDSIMQGNAVQKLTELHDSFKPGHKTSAPALTPQDWFGMTSEKMDLMKTVEEKLAETLEKDAGLSPDQSSLPRIQVTRQVDGITTEQRNFIEELPFFINLPEDILTGLLQHAQVREYKKGKLLFLEGEVSSRLHIMLSGWVKLFKGTAQGEETVMQMLSSGDMISESSVFLNANYPVSAQVAKQAVILTLPAPIIRERIKEHNELALRVVASMSKNSHTLIQEFENIRLKPATERVGWFLLKLLLEQGQVPDLIELPYDKSLIASYLDMKPETFSRTLKRFRDNGFEISKNSVILPNINALCGFCDHDLASGCDKHGTPACPNPDCDQDLNADF; via the coding sequence ATGAATAAGACGCTTCTTTATCTTGGCAACGCCTTACACCAAATGCAGGCGGAACGCGGCTGCGCAGTGCTTTTCACCAGCAGCAAGGGCACTCTCTTTAGAGATGAACTGGAGACGGTATTTGAACAGTCCGCTGCAGCATTCAATGTGGTGCGCGAGAAACTCAAAGAATGGCATAACGTCCACGCCTTTGATGATGATTTTCTCAACAAGATAGAAGTCGTACTGGACAACTGCGAGACCGTAAAGTCCCGCCGCAACCGTATTCTCAACCTAGAATTCAACCCGACAGAAATCATTAGCGGCTATAGCCACAATGTCATCAGTCCCCTGATCGACCTGATGGTTCTGGTGGCCCTGTTTAATAAAGACAACGATCCGGCCAAGATCAGCGCCTATTCCTACTTCCTGCAATTAAAGGAAAAATTTGGCCGGGAACGCGCCCTCGGCGCCCGTGGTCTGGTGACCAAATCATTCGAGAATCGCGAATTCCTTGACCGGTTCCGGTTTCTGGTATCCGAACAGAACAGTTTCAAGCGCACCTTTTTCGCCATGGCCGACGACCAGCAGAAACATGTTTACGACAGTATCATGCAAGGCAATGCGGTGCAGAAACTCACCGAACTGCATGACAGCTTCAAACCAGGCCATAAAACATCCGCGCCCGCCCTGACACCACAAGACTGGTTTGGGATGACTTCGGAGAAAATGGACCTGATGAAAACGGTTGAGGAAAAACTGGCGGAAACCTTGGAAAAGGACGCCGGTCTCTCCCCGGATCAATCTTCACTTCCCCGCATTCAGGTGACCCGTCAGGTCGACGGCATCACCACCGAGCAACGGAATTTCATTGAAGAGCTGCCCTTCTTTATCAATCTGCCGGAAGACATTCTGACCGGGCTGCTGCAGCATGCCCAGGTGCGGGAATATAAAAAAGGCAAACTCCTGTTTCTTGAAGGCGAGGTCTCCAGCCGTCTGCACATCATGCTCAGCGGCTGGGTGAAATTGTTCAAGGGCACCGCCCAGGGTGAAGAAACCGTCATGCAGATGCTGTCCAGCGGTGATATGATTTCAGAATCATCTGTGTTTCTCAACGCCAACTATCCGGTCAGCGCCCAGGTGGCGAAACAGGCCGTGATTCTGACCCTGCCGGCGCCGATCATACGTGAACGCATCAAGGAACATAACGAACTGGCGCTACGGGTTGTCGCCAGTATGTCGAAGAACTCCCACACCCTGATCCAGGAATTCGAGAATATCCGCCTGAAACCGGCCACCGAACGGGTCGGCTGGTTCCTGCTGAAACTGCTGCTGGAACAGGGCCAGGTGCCGGACCTGATCGAATTGCCTTATGACAAATCTCTCATCGCCTCCTATCTGGATATGAAGCCGGAAACCTTTTCCCGCACCCTGAAGCGCTTTCGCGACAATGGATTCGAGATCAGCAAGAATTCGGTTATCCTGCCAAATATTAATGCACTCTGCGGGTTTTGTGACCATGATCTTGCCTCAGGATGTGACAAACACGGCACCCCCGCATGTCCCAATCCCGATTGCGATCAGGACCTCAACGCGGATTTTTAA
- the moaA gene encoding GTP 3',8-cyclase MoaA, producing MELKDNYDRAFPYLRLSITDVCNFRCEYCLPDGYHCDSKPKFLDQDEIRRLVTAFAELGVWKIRLTGGEPSVRKDFTEITKLVSGIDGIDAMAFTTNGYRLKQNATTWYEAGMRRINVSIDSLNPEKFHEITGHNRLPEILEGVEKSLEIGYDSVKINVVLLKGLNDQELPDYLAYVKDRPITVRFIELMQTGDNLAYFKQRHLSADVIRQQLLDQGWVENIRENGAGPAVNFTHPDYQGAIGLIAPYSKDFCTNCNRLRVTATGDLRLCLFGDVGVPLRDLLARDDQKEALQMRIMKQLNYKKSSHFLADGNTGILPNLSATGG from the coding sequence GTGGAGTTAAAAGACAATTACGATCGGGCGTTCCCTTATTTGCGCCTTTCGATCACCGACGTGTGCAATTTCCGTTGCGAATATTGCCTGCCCGACGGCTATCACTGTGACAGCAAACCGAAATTCCTCGACCAGGACGAAATTCGCCGGCTGGTGACCGCCTTTGCCGAACTTGGCGTCTGGAAAATCCGCCTCACCGGCGGCGAGCCCAGCGTCCGCAAAGATTTCACCGAAATCACCAAACTCGTGTCCGGCATCGATGGCATTGATGCCATGGCCTTCACCACCAACGGCTACCGCCTGAAACAGAATGCCACGACCTGGTATGAGGCGGGCATGCGGCGCATCAATGTCAGCATCGACAGCCTGAATCCTGAGAAATTCCACGAGATCACCGGCCATAACCGGCTGCCGGAAATTCTCGAAGGCGTCGAGAAATCCCTTGAGATCGGTTATGACAGCGTGAAAATCAATGTGGTGCTGCTCAAAGGTCTTAATGATCAGGAACTGCCCGATTATCTTGCGTACGTTAAAGACCGTCCGATCACCGTGCGGTTTATCGAACTGATGCAGACCGGTGATAATCTCGCCTATTTCAAGCAGCGCCATTTGTCCGCCGATGTGATCCGTCAGCAATTGCTAGATCAGGGCTGGGTCGAGAATATCCGCGAGAATGGCGCAGGCCCGGCGGTGAATTTCACCCATCCCGATTATCAGGGCGCCATCGGCCTGATCGCCCCCTACTCGAAAGATTTTTGTACGAACTGCAACCGGCTGCGGGTTACCGCCACCGGTGATCTGCGCCTGTGTCTGTTCGGTGACGTGGGCGTGCCTCTGCGGGATCTGCTCGCGCGCGATGATCAGAAGGAAGCCCTGCAGATGCGGATCATGAAGCAGTTGAACTATAAAAAATCGTCCCATTTTCTCGCCGACGGCAATACCGGTATTCTGCCCAATCTGTCGGCCACGGGCGGCTAA
- the glp gene encoding gephyrin-like molybdotransferase Glp, whose amino-acid sequence MLSYHETLDIILNAATPRAPQKMALDHLTGLVAGETLTADALVPPFDNSAMDGFAVHSDQIAGTTRTHPVVLTVDGSTMAGDRPATGQRGAWEIMTGAPVPKAYDAVIRIEDSVILEQDDAGRPTRIAITVSGFPGKNIRKAGTDFAPGDRLLDKGMRIGPPQIMALAALGQDQVSVIPAPRAAVISTGKELVDDMDQPLKPGQIHNSNAPYLLAGLRAHDCPAVNAGTIFDDPEKFDQKINALRQQDFDLILSSGAVSMGRHDFIPDGLRRQGAEILCHKAAIRPGKPILFARLPDGAFYFGLPGNPIAAAVGMRFFAYPLIRKLRGQRPETPLIARLKNAFTKESPFRFFQKARCHRDSEGQLHVEVLPGQESYKISPLLQQNCWAVIPETGLNLRAGHLVDVYPLFPESEGGFL is encoded by the coding sequence ATGCTGTCCTATCATGAAACACTGGACATCATTCTGAACGCGGCGACACCCCGCGCACCCCAGAAGATGGCCCTGGATCACCTGACGGGGTTGGTGGCCGGTGAAACCCTGACCGCCGACGCCCTGGTCCCGCCCTTTGACAATTCCGCCATGGATGGCTTTGCCGTCCATAGCGACCAGATCGCCGGGACAACAAGGACGCACCCCGTCGTCCTCACGGTTGATGGCAGCACCATGGCCGGCGACAGACCGGCGACAGGCCAAAGAGGGGCCTGGGAAATCATGACCGGCGCTCCGGTGCCCAAAGCCTACGACGCCGTGATCCGCATTGAGGACAGCGTCATTCTTGAGCAGGACGACGCCGGACGACCAACCCGGATCGCCATCACCGTCAGCGGCTTCCCCGGCAAGAATATCCGCAAAGCCGGCACCGATTTTGCCCCCGGCGATCGCCTGCTCGACAAGGGAATGCGTATCGGCCCGCCCCAGATCATGGCGCTCGCGGCTCTGGGGCAGGATCAGGTCTCCGTTATCCCCGCCCCGCGCGCGGCGGTCATCAGCACAGGCAAGGAACTGGTTGATGACATGGATCAGCCGCTGAAACCTGGCCAAATCCATAACAGCAATGCGCCTTACCTGCTGGCGGGACTGCGGGCCCATGACTGCCCGGCGGTCAATGCCGGGACCATCTTTGACGACCCGGAAAAATTTGATCAGAAAATCAACGCTCTGAGGCAACAGGATTTCGACCTGATTCTGTCCTCTGGCGCGGTATCCATGGGCCGCCATGATTTCATACCCGACGGGTTGCGACGTCAAGGCGCCGAAATCCTGTGTCATAAAGCCGCGATTCGTCCGGGCAAGCCAATCCTGTTTGCCCGTTTGCCCGATGGCGCCTTTTATTTTGGTCTGCCCGGCAATCCCATCGCCGCCGCCGTGGGCATGCGGTTCTTCGCCTATCCCCTGATCCGCAAGCTGCGCGGGCAACGCCCGGAAACTCCGTTGATCGCCCGATTGAAAAATGCCTTCACCAAGGAATCGCCGTTTCGTTTTTTTCAGAAAGCCCGCTGCCACCGCGACTCCGAAGGGCAACTGCATGTAGAAGTTCTGCCGGGACAGGAATCCTACAAGATCAGCCCCCTGCTGCAGCAAAATTGCTGGGCGGTGATTCCGGAAACAGGTCTCAACCTCCGGGCCGGTCATCTGGTGGATGTCTATCCCCTGTTCCCGGAAAGCGAAGGAGGTTTTCTCTGA
- a CDS encoding DUF7009 family protein has product MKLRIEPDKISYRLDLFELDSLLEDGEISTATALPQGEISYRILCLETGKAPAFTVVDQTFTLCLARDVLLAHKADLPSLNGVITTFPTQTGHRLDVALEINLKKRRKHQLERAGETGS; this is encoded by the coding sequence ATGAAATTACGCATTGAACCGGACAAAATCAGCTATCGCCTGGACCTGTTTGAACTCGACAGCTTGTTGGAAGACGGTGAAATCAGCACCGCCACGGCCCTGCCTCAGGGCGAGATCAGCTACAGAATCCTCTGTCTGGAGACAGGAAAGGCCCCCGCCTTTACCGTTGTCGATCAGACATTCACCCTCTGCCTCGCCCGGGATGTATTGCTTGCCCACAAGGCTGACCTGCCGTCGCTTAACGGCGTTATCACCACCTTCCCGACACAAACAGGCCACAGGCTCGATGTGGCACTGGAAATCAACCTCAAAAAGCGCCGCAAACATCAGCTGGAACGGGCCGGGGAAACAGGATCATAG
- a CDS encoding TIGR00341 family protein yields the protein MSHRIIQIHVRRGVGDLHQKLKRITPVVDKWPVGPDGLSYALLVRTQDVQAVTDRLHSLFMEKHIVRIVIQPVEAVLPKPITLVAAVASQEDAGVKSPRTFSGISRDELYADVARGAEISTSFLLLVVFSTIVAGIGLIENNIAVVIGAMVIAPLLGPNLALGLATALGDLDLMVNAVKTMLVGFLVALALSCGLGLVWGHFWPLDLYSPELLSRTEVGFDSIALALVSGAAAVLSLASGISSVLVGVMVAVALLPPGATMGIMLGAGRYDLALGAGLLLAVNIVCVNLSAKLVFLFKGVQPRTWMEKQKAMRGMILYMIFWAISLGLLAYVIILRMGQGL from the coding sequence ATGAGCCATAGAATCATTCAGATCCATGTCCGACGCGGGGTGGGCGACTTACATCAGAAACTGAAACGCATCACGCCGGTGGTCGATAAATGGCCAGTCGGACCGGATGGACTCAGTTATGCCCTGTTGGTGCGCACCCAGGATGTGCAGGCGGTGACCGACCGGCTGCACAGCCTGTTTATGGAGAAGCATATTGTCCGCATCGTTATTCAGCCGGTGGAGGCCGTCCTGCCCAAGCCGATTACTCTGGTCGCGGCGGTGGCCAGCCAGGAGGACGCCGGAGTTAAAAGCCCCCGGACTTTTTCCGGCATCAGCCGTGACGAGTTGTATGCCGATGTCGCGCGCGGGGCGGAAATCAGCACCAGTTTTCTTCTGCTTGTGGTTTTCTCGACCATTGTCGCGGGGATCGGCCTGATTGAAAATAACATTGCCGTGGTGATCGGCGCCATGGTGATCGCACCGTTGCTCGGGCCCAATCTGGCGCTGGGTCTGGCGACGGCACTTGGTGATCTGGACCTGATGGTGAATGCTGTCAAAACCATGTTGGTGGGGTTTCTGGTGGCGCTGGCGTTAAGTTGCGGGCTCGGGCTGGTCTGGGGACATTTCTGGCCGCTCGACCTTTATAGTCCGGAATTGTTGTCCCGCACGGAAGTGGGGTTTGACAGCATTGCGTTGGCGCTGGTGTCGGGGGCGGCGGCGGTACTGTCACTGGCCAGCGGGATATCCAGTGTTCTGGTCGGGGTGATGGTGGCGGTGGCCCTGTTACCGCCAGGGGCGACGATGGGGATTATGTTGGGGGCCGGGCGCTATGATCTGGCGCTGGGAGCGGGTCTGCTTCTGGCGGTGAATATTGTCTGCGTCAATCTGTCGGCCAAACTGGTATTCCTGTTTAAAGGCGTGCAGCCGCGCACCTGGATGGAAAAGCAGAAAGCCATGCGGGGGATGATACTCTATATGATTTTCTGGGCGATCAGTCTGGGGTTGCTGGCTTATGTCATTATTCTGCGTATGGGGCAGGGCCTATGA
- a CDS encoding FAD-binding oxidoreductase, whose product MRYAKHMTQNKNSDVLWPALEQLLGPRLNRTDAVRRHHGEELTHFAPLPPDAVAWPQTTEEVSAIVKLCRAHDMPVIPYGAGTALEGHFLAPYGGLCLDFSQMKRILAVRAQDLDCTVEAGVTREELNQHLRDQGVFFPIDPGANASLGGMAATRASSTTAVAEQAQMVAEIAQDQGGADFKWATRPEDRTRLWAARHQGYMSVRAAYPGKDFWITDVCVPISRLADCLGETFDDIADCGLIAPLVGHVGDGNFHLTLPYDKTNAAEIDRLEAFNSRLIRRALQRGGTATGEHGVGLGKKKYMREEHGAALDQMKVIKRALDPTNILNPGKIFDLQETET is encoded by the coding sequence ATGAGATATGCTAAACATATGACCCAGAATAAAAATTCAGACGTCCTGTGGCCCGCGCTCGAGCAACTTCTCGGCCCGCGGCTGAACCGTACAGATGCGGTCCGGCGCCATCACGGTGAAGAGCTGACCCATTTTGCCCCCTTGCCGCCCGACGCGGTCGCCTGGCCCCAAACGACGGAAGAAGTCAGCGCCATTGTAAAACTGTGCCGCGCCCATGATATGCCGGTCATCCCTTATGGCGCCGGAACGGCACTGGAAGGTCATTTTCTCGCCCCTTACGGTGGCCTGTGTCTGGATTTCAGTCAGATGAAGCGCATTCTCGCGGTGCGGGCACAGGACCTCGACTGCACGGTAGAGGCCGGCGTAACCCGGGAAGAGCTCAATCAACATCTGCGGGATCAGGGCGTGTTTTTCCCCATTGATCCCGGCGCCAATGCCAGTCTCGGGGGGATGGCCGCCACACGGGCATCCAGCACCACAGCGGTGGCGGAACAGGCGCAAATGGTCGCGGAAATTGCCCAGGACCAGGGCGGGGCGGATTTCAAGTGGGCGACCCGGCCAGAGGATCGCACCCGATTGTGGGCCGCCCGCCATCAGGGCTACATGTCGGTACGCGCCGCCTATCCGGGTAAGGACTTCTGGATCACCGATGTCTGTGTGCCGATTTCCCGGCTGGCCGATTGTCTCGGCGAAACCTTTGACGATATCGCCGATTGCGGCCTGATTGCCCCTCTGGTTGGCCATGTCGGCGACGGTAATTTTCACCTCACCCTGCCCTACGATAAAACCAACGCCGCAGAGATCGACAGACTGGAAGCGTTCAACAGTCGTCTGATCCGGCGCGCCCTGCAACGGGGCGGCACCGCCACCGGCGAACATGGCGTCGGGCTGGGCAAGAAGAAATACATGCGGGAGGAACATGGGGCCGCCCTGGATCAGATGAAAGTGATCAAGCGCGCCCTCGACCCGACAAACATTCTCAATCCCGGCAAAATTTTCGATCTTCAGGAGACAGAAACATGA
- the msrB gene encoding peptide-methionine (R)-S-oxide reductase MsrB, with protein sequence MSEKQHPIPTPGHPQKSDQEWQQDLNDMQYRVARCGGTEQAFTGKYWDHKENGTYHCVCCHTPLFRSTTKYDSGSGWPSFYDVITPDAVTIKRDTSHDMIREEAICSTCEAHLGHRFPDGPAPTGQRYCINSASLEFKANDA encoded by the coding sequence ATGAGCGAAAAACAACACCCAATCCCCACTCCGGGGCACCCACAAAAGTCAGACCAGGAATGGCAACAAGACCTGAATGACATGCAATATCGCGTCGCCCGCTGCGGCGGTACGGAACAGGCCTTCACCGGCAAATACTGGGACCATAAGGAAAATGGCACCTATCATTGCGTCTGTTGTCACACGCCGCTGTTCAGGTCCACCACCAAATATGATTCCGGCAGCGGCTGGCCCAGCTTTTACGATGTCATCACACCCGACGCCGTCACCATCAAGCGCGATACATCCCACGACATGATCCGGGAAGAAGCCATCTGCAGCACTTGTGAAGCCCATCTTGGCCACCGGTTCCCCGATGGACCGGCCCCGACAGGACAGCGTTATTGCATAAATTCGGCTTCCCTTGAATTCAAGGCCAATGATGCTTAG